Proteins encoded by one window of Anguilla rostrata isolate EN2019 chromosome 9, ASM1855537v3, whole genome shotgun sequence:
- the cxxc5a gene encoding CXXC-type zinc finger protein 5 isoform X1: protein MSSGRTEGSQSAAPDRSSCGEDTPPQAPERRSRSGIISEPLSKSLKKSRALSQYTAACPAPNGLSQKGAPHAAGAAKSNSTSAAHKQLQQVAPEVAPKLDRTLEQMLESQNGLLHFAQAAALLKRAGMEHVLLPGDQGAGLGDLEGVSGGDTAGGPGDFPFMGGFPFNPGLFIMTPAGVFLADSALHMAGLAEYPAQSELASAIGSGKKKRKRCGMCQPCRRRINCEQCSSCRNRKTGHQICKFRKCEELKKKPSAALEKVMLPTGTAFRWFQ from the coding sequence ATGTCTAGCGGGCGAACCGagggcagccaatcagcggcCCCCGACAGGAGCAGCTGCGGCGAGGACACGCCCCCGCAGGCCCCCGAGCGGCGCAGCCGCAGCGGGATCATCAGCGAGCCGCTCAGCAAGAGCCTGAAGAAGTCGCGCGCGCTCTCGCAGTACACCGCCGCGTGCCCCGCCCCCAACGGACTCTCGCAGAAGGGCGCCCCGCACGCCGCCGGCGCCGCCAAGAGCAACTCTACCTCCGCGGCGCACAAGCAgctccagcaggtggcgccGGAGGTGGCGCCCAAACTGGACCGGACCCTGGAGCAGATGCTGGAGAGCCAGAACGGGCTGCTTCACTTCGCCCAGGCCGCCGCCCTGCTCAAACGGGCGGGCATGGAGCACGTGCTGTTGCCCGGCgaccagggggcggggctgggcgacCTGGAGGGCGTGTCCGGCGGCGACACGGCGGGCGGGCCCGGGGACTTCCCGTTCATGGGCGGCTTCCCGTTCAACCCGGGCCTCTTCATCATGACCCCCGCGGGCGTCTTCCTCGCCGACAGCGCGCTGCACATGGCCGGCCTGGCGGAGTACCCGGCGCAGAGCGAGCTGGCCTCCGCCATCGGCTCCGGCAAGAAGAAGCGGAAACGCTGCGGCATGTGCCAGCCCTGCCGCCGGCGCATTAACTGCGAGCAGTGCAGCAGCTGCCGCAACCGCAAAACCGGCCACCAGATCTGTAAATTCCGAAAGTGCGAGGAACTTAAAAAGAAGCCGTCCGCAGCTCTGGAG
- the cxxc5a gene encoding CXXC-type zinc finger protein 5 isoform X3, whose protein sequence is MSSGRTEGSQSAAPDRSSCGEDTPPQAPERRSRSGIISEPLSKSLKKSRALSQYTAACPAPNGLSQKGAPHAAGAAKSNSTSAAHKQLQQVAPEVAPKLDRTLEQMLESQNGLLHFAQAAALLKRAGMEHVLLPGDQGAGLGDLEGVSGGDTAGGPGDFPFMGGFPFNPGLFIMTPAGVFLADSALHMAGLAEYPAQSELASAIGSGKKKRKRCGMCQPCRRRINCEQCSSCRNRKTGHQICKFRKCEELKKKPSAALEVRA, encoded by the coding sequence ATGTCTAGCGGGCGAACCGagggcagccaatcagcggcCCCCGACAGGAGCAGCTGCGGCGAGGACACGCCCCCGCAGGCCCCCGAGCGGCGCAGCCGCAGCGGGATCATCAGCGAGCCGCTCAGCAAGAGCCTGAAGAAGTCGCGCGCGCTCTCGCAGTACACCGCCGCGTGCCCCGCCCCCAACGGACTCTCGCAGAAGGGCGCCCCGCACGCCGCCGGCGCCGCCAAGAGCAACTCTACCTCCGCGGCGCACAAGCAgctccagcaggtggcgccGGAGGTGGCGCCCAAACTGGACCGGACCCTGGAGCAGATGCTGGAGAGCCAGAACGGGCTGCTTCACTTCGCCCAGGCCGCCGCCCTGCTCAAACGGGCGGGCATGGAGCACGTGCTGTTGCCCGGCgaccagggggcggggctgggcgacCTGGAGGGCGTGTCCGGCGGCGACACGGCGGGCGGGCCCGGGGACTTCCCGTTCATGGGCGGCTTCCCGTTCAACCCGGGCCTCTTCATCATGACCCCCGCGGGCGTCTTCCTCGCCGACAGCGCGCTGCACATGGCCGGCCTGGCGGAGTACCCGGCGCAGAGCGAGCTGGCCTCCGCCATCGGCTCCGGCAAGAAGAAGCGGAAACGCTGCGGCATGTGCCAGCCCTGCCGCCGGCGCATTAACTGCGAGCAGTGCAGCAGCTGCCGCAACCGCAAAACCGGCCACCAGATCTGTAAATTCCGAAAGTGCGAGGAACTTAAAAAGAAGCCGTCCGCAGCTCTGGAGGTAAGGGCttga
- the cxxc5a gene encoding CXXC-type zinc finger protein 5 isoform X2, translating into MSSGRTEGSQSAAPDRSSCGEDTPPQAPERRSRSGIISEPLSKSLKKSRALSQYTAACPAPNGLSQKGAPHAAGAAKSNSTSAAHKQLQQVAPEVAPKLDRTLEQMLESQNGLLHFAQAAALLKRAGMEHVLLPGDQGAGLGDLEGVSGGDTAGGPGDFPFMGGFPFNPGLFIMTPAGVFLADSALHMAGLAEYPAQSELASAIGSGKKKRKRCGMCQPCRRRINCEQCSSCRNRKTGHQICKFRKCEELKKKPSAALEVMLPTGTAFRWFQ; encoded by the coding sequence ATGTCTAGCGGGCGAACCGagggcagccaatcagcggcCCCCGACAGGAGCAGCTGCGGCGAGGACACGCCCCCGCAGGCCCCCGAGCGGCGCAGCCGCAGCGGGATCATCAGCGAGCCGCTCAGCAAGAGCCTGAAGAAGTCGCGCGCGCTCTCGCAGTACACCGCCGCGTGCCCCGCCCCCAACGGACTCTCGCAGAAGGGCGCCCCGCACGCCGCCGGCGCCGCCAAGAGCAACTCTACCTCCGCGGCGCACAAGCAgctccagcaggtggcgccGGAGGTGGCGCCCAAACTGGACCGGACCCTGGAGCAGATGCTGGAGAGCCAGAACGGGCTGCTTCACTTCGCCCAGGCCGCCGCCCTGCTCAAACGGGCGGGCATGGAGCACGTGCTGTTGCCCGGCgaccagggggcggggctgggcgacCTGGAGGGCGTGTCCGGCGGCGACACGGCGGGCGGGCCCGGGGACTTCCCGTTCATGGGCGGCTTCCCGTTCAACCCGGGCCTCTTCATCATGACCCCCGCGGGCGTCTTCCTCGCCGACAGCGCGCTGCACATGGCCGGCCTGGCGGAGTACCCGGCGCAGAGCGAGCTGGCCTCCGCCATCGGCTCCGGCAAGAAGAAGCGGAAACGCTGCGGCATGTGCCAGCCCTGCCGCCGGCGCATTAACTGCGAGCAGTGCAGCAGCTGCCGCAACCGCAAAACCGGCCACCAGATCTGTAAATTCCGAAAGTGCGAGGAACTTAAAAAGAAGCCGTCCGCAGCTCTGGAG